A portion of the Hyalangium minutum genome contains these proteins:
- a CDS encoding ribbon-helix-helix domain-containing protein yields MDTNPRLTSVVFRLSREKLDALKDLSRSTRIRQSEYLREAISDLLAKYEERLVD; encoded by the coding sequence TTGGACACCAATCCCCGTCTCACCTCGGTGGTCTTCCGTCTCTCCCGCGAGAAGCTCGATGCGCTGAAGGATCTGTCGCGCAGCACGCGCATCCGTCAGAGCGAGTACCTGCGCGAGGCGATCTCGGATCTGCTGGCGAAGTATGAGGAGCGGCTCGTCGACTGA